The following are encoded together in the Oncorhynchus nerka isolate Pitt River linkage group LG23, Oner_Uvic_2.0, whole genome shotgun sequence genome:
- the LOC115106407 gene encoding tyrosine-protein phosphatase non-receptor type 13-like isoform X3: MMGTFVTLAEVLEARGSPLEEDEVWRLLLGTAEALTDISHKGPGNMCSVLSPGSMLLSASGNLAFKSCARSGDLGSFTAPEVQDGHAASNRTASEKMVVYSLGMTLYWSVDYQLPQNQPIQLSGKLNNLLLSMCEDTVQRRADLATVLETCDQHIKTAQLPPPEKLIKQLVEDVFRDSVNHVSMAENGPQLTDRSQMVRERIHSFSGSASHHNSTWALRNRSNSTFQVELSRGIAQGLRHRESYCSYQFRNPCSPYLDGFRRGSIRPIPYVYLNESTVSLNENKAKDVGPEFFRMLDEPLVVLELPGSIVSKKGKSHSTMRELSVVMPNGQSILVKCDVKSEGGDVFDMIVAHSNLVEHFYFGLAYIDDNEFFFLDNDTKISKVAPHSWRKVPTSTFVLFFRVKFFVHDIALLLHKLTRHQYYLQLRKDILEDRLSCHEETGLYLGALALQAEYGDCMPEVYGRNYYRPDQYIAKSVMEKRALPYLKEELLRLHANNSTMSTDESELEFLKATQQLPEYGVLFYRVGREKKPVIGELILGVCARGVIVYEVKDSSRSTSQTFHWWETSSISSSCRKLVIESRGSARKHTFVTERSKMATYLCNLCSAQHKFHNEMNSRQLGDSLASEDNIAQYASVCQAQNSRMNRNSETVLTDSGLTTPQDGSMTKLCDDIAAKIEARIKQHRVLHEQGRRRPLPGNLSPALSRGSGKCGSEVNPMSSAGRDVFAQMKRVIPEREVICVCLKKDPKLGVGVVIVGEDMVGKYDLGVFIASIVRGGPADKDGRIRPGGRLISLNHTSLEGMTFSEAAEVMQNSPQEVTLIVTQPKVSSTPNNVRSPLLKNYESQTTLRTNVLSGEDDLDEIVSVMLTPKTGSRLQLPDVRILNAQDCRSRSPSTDCFRGGEISVELKKKAGVGLGISIAGGVNTGLRHGGIYIKSLVCGGAAEQDGRIQSGDRLLKVDGIRFQGFTYQQAVECLAKTGKVVTLVLERENMNSLPWVSLSPDTACHLSPQSSHRDITQKRNNSCPAVITPFLVKPKDYSFVSDGNTLEVTLNKRLNGLGFSFLVPELEPSKGDSGSGLVRIKKLFPGQPAEESGQIQEGDVILAVNGEPLKGLSYQRVVALLRGSPPEVRLSLCRPAPGILPPIETLFGT; encoded by the exons GATGGGCACGTTCGTGACCCTGGCAGAGGTGCTGGAGGCCCGGGGGTCACCTCTGGAGGAGGATGAGGTGTGGCGTCTGCTTTTGGGCACCGCCGAGGCCTTAACGGACATCTCCCACAAAG GTCCTGGTAACATGTGCAGTGTACTGAGCCCCGGCTCTATGTTACTGTCAGCCAGTGGGAACCTTGCTTTTAAAAGCTGTGCCCGGTCTGGGGACTTGGGCTCCTTCACTGCTCCAGAGGTACAGGATGGACACGCTGCCTCCAACAGGACAGCCTCAGAAAAG aTGGTTGTATATTCCCTAGGAATGACCCTCTACTGGTCTGTTGATTATCAACTACCTCAAAACCAGCCCATTCAGCTGAGTGGCAAACTGAACAACCTGTTGCTGAGCATGTGTGAGGACACGGTCCAGAGACGAGCGGATCTCGCGACTGTGCTGGAGACCTGTGATCAGCACATCAAGACTGCTCAACTGCCCCCACCAGAGAAGCTCATCAAACAGCTAGTAGAAGATGTGTTTAGGGACTCT GTCAATCATGTGTCTATGGCTGAGAATGGTCCTCAACTTACTGACCGGAGTCAGATGGTCAGAGAGAGGATTCACAGTTTCTCGGGAAGTGCCTCGCACCATAACTCTACCTGGGCGCTGAGAAACAGAAGCAACTCAACATTCCAAGTCGAACTCAGCAGAGG AATTGCCCAGGGGTTACGTCACAGAGAGAGTTACTGCAGCTATCAATTCCGTAACCCCTGTAGCCCTTACCTGGATGGCTTTCGCCGTGGCAGCATCAGACCTATACCATATGTGTATCTGAACGAGTCCACTGTCAGTCTTAATGAAAATAAAGCCAAG GATGTGGGTCCAGAGTTTTTTCGAATGTTAGATGAGCCACTGGTTGTCTTGGAGCTGCCCGGATCCATTGTT TCAAAGAAAGGGAAGTCTCACTCCACTATGAGGGAGCTGAGTGTGGTCATGCCAAACGGACAGAGCATCCTGGTCAAGTGTGACGTCAAGTCAGAAGGAGGGGATGTCTTTGATATGATTGTTGCCCACTCCAACCTGGTTGAACACTTCTACTTCGGCCTTGCTTACATTGATG ATAATGAGTTTTTCTTCCTGGACAATGACACAAAGATATCCAAGGTTGCCCCCCATAGTTGGAGGAAAGTGCCTACGTCCACGTTTGTCCTTTTCTTCAGGGTCAAATTCTTTGTCCACGACATCGCTCTACTTTT GCACAAGCTGACTCGTCACCAGTACTACCTACAGCTGAGGAAAGATATACTGGAGGACAGGTTGTCCTGCCATGAAGAGACAGGCCTATATCTGGGTGCCTTGGCTCTCCAAGCAGAGTATGGAGACTGCATGCCTGAG GTTTATGGGAGGAACTACTATCGACCAGACCAGTACATTGCCAAGAGCGTCATGGAGAAAAGAGCCCTGCCTTACTTAAAGGAGGAGTTGCTACGGTTACATGCCAACAACTCCACGATGAGTACCGACGAGTCCGAGCTTGAGTTCCTCAAG GCCACCCAGCAGCTTCCTGAGTACGGTGTTCTGTTCTACCGCGTGGGGCGCGAGAAGAAGCCAGTCATCGGAGAGCTGATCCTCGGAGTGTGTGCCAGAGGAGTCATAGTGTATGAGGTTAAAGATAGCTCTCGCTCCACGAGTCAGACATTCCACTGGTGGGAAACAAGCAGTATCTCCTCCTCT TGCCGGAAATTGGTCATCGAGAGCAGAGGGAGCGCGAGAAAGCACACCTTTGTCACTGAGAGATCCAAGATGGCCACGTACCTGTGCAACCTCTGCTCTGCCCAGCACAAGTTTCACAATGAGATGAACTCTCGCCAGCTCGGAGACAGTCTGGCCTCAG AGGACAACATAGCGCAATATGCGTCAGTGTGTCAGGCACAGAACAGCCGGATGAACAGGAACTCTGAGACCGTACTGACAGACAGCGGTCTGACCACACCGCAGGACGGCTCCATGACCAAACTGTGTGATGACATCGCCGCCAAGATCGAGGCGCGGATCAAACAGCACCGTGTCCTCCACGAGCAGGG CAGAAGGAGGCCATTGCCTGGGAACCTGTCTCCAGCCCTGTCTCGTGGGTCTGGGAAGTGTGGGTCAGAGGTCAACCCCATGTCCTCAGCAGGCAGAG ATGTTTTTGCCCAAATGAAGAGAGTCATACCAGAGAGAGAAGTCATTTGTGTGTGCTTAAAGAAAGACCCGAAGCTCGGCGTCG GTGTTGTGATAGTTGGAGAAGACATGGTGGGGAAGTATGACCTGGGTGTCTTCATAGCATCCATCGTGCGGGGAGGACCAGCGGATAAAGATGGCCGCATCAGACCAG GTGGGCGTCTGATCTCTCTGAACCACACCAGTCTGGAGGGCATGACCTTCAGTGAGGCTGCAGAGGTCATGCAGAACAGCCCACAGGAGGTCACACTCATCGTGACCCAGCCCAAAG TTTCCTCGACACCCAACAACGTGAGATCTCCGCTATTGAAGAACTACGAGTCCCAGACCACTTTGAGGACTAACGTGCTCTCTGGGGAGGACGACCTGGATGAGATCGTGTCTGTCATGTTGACCCCAAAGACtggcagtagattgcaactccctGATGTACGCATCCTCAACGCTCAG GACTGCCGCTCCAGGTCTCCTTCCACAGACTGCTTCAGGGGTGGTGAGATCTCTGTGGAGCTGAAGAAGAAAGCTGGAGTAGGTTTAGGGATCAGTATCGCT GGTGGTGTGAACACAGGCCTGCGTCATGGAGGTATCTACATCAAAAGCCTAGTCTGTGGAGGGGCTGCTGAGCAAGATGGCCGCATTCAGTCAG GTGACAGACTGCTGAAAGTTGATGGAATCAGGTTTCAAGGGTTCACATATCAGCAGGCTGTGGAATGTCTGGCAAAAACAGGAAAG GTGGtgaccctggtcctggagagggAGAACATGAACAGCCTGCCCTGGGTGTCTCTGAGCCCAGACACAGCGTGCCACCTCTCCCCTCAGAGTTCCCACCGGGACATCACCCAGAAGAGGAACAACAGCTGCCCTGCCGTCATCACCCCCTTCTTGGTCAAGCCCAAGGACTACAGCTTCGTGTCTGACG GGAACACTTTGGAGGTGACCTTGAATAAGAGGCTGAATGGCTTGGGCTTCAGCTTCCTGGTCCCTGAGCTCGAGCCCTCGAAAGGAGACTCGGGCAGTGGTCTTGTCCGGATCAAGAAGCTTTTCCCTGGCCAGCCAGCGGAGGAGAGTGGGCAGATCCAGGAGGGAGACGTCATCCTGGCAGTCAATGGAGAACCGCTGAAGGGATTGTCCTACCAG AGGGTGGTCGCGCTGCTGAGAGGCTCTCCTCCTGAAGTCCGGTTGTCTCTGTGCCGTCCTGCTCCAG GAATTCTGCCTCCCATTGAAACGTTGTTTGGCACCTGA
- the LOC115106407 gene encoding tyrosine-protein phosphatase non-receptor type 13-like isoform X4, with protein sequence MGTFVTLAEVLEARGSPLEEDEVWRLLLGTAEALTDISHKGPGNMCSVLSPGSMLLSASGNLAFKSCARSGDLGSFTAPEVQDGHAASNRTASEKMVVYSLGMTLYWSVDYQLPQNQPIQLSGKLNNLLLSMCEDTVQRRADLATVLETCDQHIKTAQLPPPEKLIKQLVEDVFRDSVNHVSMAENGPQLTDRSQMVRERIHSFSGSASHHNSTWALRNRSNSTFQVELSRGIAQGLRHRESYCSYQFRNPCSPYLDGFRRGSIRPIPYVYLNESTVSLNENKAKDVGPEFFRMLDEPLVVLELPGSIVSKKGKSHSTMRELSVVMPNGQSILVKCDVKSEGGDVFDMIVAHSNLVEHFYFGLAYIDDNEFFFLDNDTKISKVAPHSWRKVPTSTFVLFFRVKFFVHDIALLLHKLTRHQYYLQLRKDILEDRLSCHEETGLYLGALALQAEYGDCMPEVYGRNYYRPDQYIAKSVMEKRALPYLKEELLRLHANNSTMSTDESELEFLKATQQLPEYGVLFYRVGREKKPVIGELILGVCARGVIVYEVKDSSRSTSQTFHWWETSSISSSCRKLVIESRGSARKHTFVTERSKMATYLCNLCSAQHKFHNEMNSRQLGDSLASEDNIAQYASVCQAQNSRMNRNSETVLTDSGLTTPQDGSMTKLCDDIAAKIEARIKQHRVLHEQGRRRPLPGNLSPALSRGSGKCGSEVNPMSSAGRDVFAQMKRVIPEREVICVCLKKDPKLGVGVVIVGEDMVGKYDLGVFIASIVRGGPADKDGRIRPGGRLISLNHTSLEGMTFSEAAEVMQNSPQEVTLIVTQPKVSSTPNNVRSPLLKNYESQTTLRTNVLSGEDDLDEIVSVMLTPKTGSRLQLPDVRILNAQDCRSRSPSTDCFRGGEISVELKKKAGVGLGISIAGGVNTGLRHGGIYIKSLVCGGAAEQDGRIQSGDRLLKVDGIRFQGFTYQQAVECLAKTGKVVTLVLERENMNSLPWVSLSPDTACHLSPQSSHRDITQKRNNSCPAVITPFLVKPKDYSFVSDGNTLEVTLNKRLNGLGFSFLVPELEPSKGDSGSGLVRIKKLFPGQPAEESGQIQEGDVILAVNGEPLKGLSYQRVVALLRGSPPEVRLSLCRPAPGILPPIETLFGT encoded by the exons ATGGGCACGTTCGTGACCCTGGCAGAGGTGCTGGAGGCCCGGGGGTCACCTCTGGAGGAGGATGAGGTGTGGCGTCTGCTTTTGGGCACCGCCGAGGCCTTAACGGACATCTCCCACAAAG GTCCTGGTAACATGTGCAGTGTACTGAGCCCCGGCTCTATGTTACTGTCAGCCAGTGGGAACCTTGCTTTTAAAAGCTGTGCCCGGTCTGGGGACTTGGGCTCCTTCACTGCTCCAGAGGTACAGGATGGACACGCTGCCTCCAACAGGACAGCCTCAGAAAAG aTGGTTGTATATTCCCTAGGAATGACCCTCTACTGGTCTGTTGATTATCAACTACCTCAAAACCAGCCCATTCAGCTGAGTGGCAAACTGAACAACCTGTTGCTGAGCATGTGTGAGGACACGGTCCAGAGACGAGCGGATCTCGCGACTGTGCTGGAGACCTGTGATCAGCACATCAAGACTGCTCAACTGCCCCCACCAGAGAAGCTCATCAAACAGCTAGTAGAAGATGTGTTTAGGGACTCT GTCAATCATGTGTCTATGGCTGAGAATGGTCCTCAACTTACTGACCGGAGTCAGATGGTCAGAGAGAGGATTCACAGTTTCTCGGGAAGTGCCTCGCACCATAACTCTACCTGGGCGCTGAGAAACAGAAGCAACTCAACATTCCAAGTCGAACTCAGCAGAGG AATTGCCCAGGGGTTACGTCACAGAGAGAGTTACTGCAGCTATCAATTCCGTAACCCCTGTAGCCCTTACCTGGATGGCTTTCGCCGTGGCAGCATCAGACCTATACCATATGTGTATCTGAACGAGTCCACTGTCAGTCTTAATGAAAATAAAGCCAAG GATGTGGGTCCAGAGTTTTTTCGAATGTTAGATGAGCCACTGGTTGTCTTGGAGCTGCCCGGATCCATTGTT TCAAAGAAAGGGAAGTCTCACTCCACTATGAGGGAGCTGAGTGTGGTCATGCCAAACGGACAGAGCATCCTGGTCAAGTGTGACGTCAAGTCAGAAGGAGGGGATGTCTTTGATATGATTGTTGCCCACTCCAACCTGGTTGAACACTTCTACTTCGGCCTTGCTTACATTGATG ATAATGAGTTTTTCTTCCTGGACAATGACACAAAGATATCCAAGGTTGCCCCCCATAGTTGGAGGAAAGTGCCTACGTCCACGTTTGTCCTTTTCTTCAGGGTCAAATTCTTTGTCCACGACATCGCTCTACTTTT GCACAAGCTGACTCGTCACCAGTACTACCTACAGCTGAGGAAAGATATACTGGAGGACAGGTTGTCCTGCCATGAAGAGACAGGCCTATATCTGGGTGCCTTGGCTCTCCAAGCAGAGTATGGAGACTGCATGCCTGAG GTTTATGGGAGGAACTACTATCGACCAGACCAGTACATTGCCAAGAGCGTCATGGAGAAAAGAGCCCTGCCTTACTTAAAGGAGGAGTTGCTACGGTTACATGCCAACAACTCCACGATGAGTACCGACGAGTCCGAGCTTGAGTTCCTCAAG GCCACCCAGCAGCTTCCTGAGTACGGTGTTCTGTTCTACCGCGTGGGGCGCGAGAAGAAGCCAGTCATCGGAGAGCTGATCCTCGGAGTGTGTGCCAGAGGAGTCATAGTGTATGAGGTTAAAGATAGCTCTCGCTCCACGAGTCAGACATTCCACTGGTGGGAAACAAGCAGTATCTCCTCCTCT TGCCGGAAATTGGTCATCGAGAGCAGAGGGAGCGCGAGAAAGCACACCTTTGTCACTGAGAGATCCAAGATGGCCACGTACCTGTGCAACCTCTGCTCTGCCCAGCACAAGTTTCACAATGAGATGAACTCTCGCCAGCTCGGAGACAGTCTGGCCTCAG AGGACAACATAGCGCAATATGCGTCAGTGTGTCAGGCACAGAACAGCCGGATGAACAGGAACTCTGAGACCGTACTGACAGACAGCGGTCTGACCACACCGCAGGACGGCTCCATGACCAAACTGTGTGATGACATCGCCGCCAAGATCGAGGCGCGGATCAAACAGCACCGTGTCCTCCACGAGCAGGG CAGAAGGAGGCCATTGCCTGGGAACCTGTCTCCAGCCCTGTCTCGTGGGTCTGGGAAGTGTGGGTCAGAGGTCAACCCCATGTCCTCAGCAGGCAGAG ATGTTTTTGCCCAAATGAAGAGAGTCATACCAGAGAGAGAAGTCATTTGTGTGTGCTTAAAGAAAGACCCGAAGCTCGGCGTCG GTGTTGTGATAGTTGGAGAAGACATGGTGGGGAAGTATGACCTGGGTGTCTTCATAGCATCCATCGTGCGGGGAGGACCAGCGGATAAAGATGGCCGCATCAGACCAG GTGGGCGTCTGATCTCTCTGAACCACACCAGTCTGGAGGGCATGACCTTCAGTGAGGCTGCAGAGGTCATGCAGAACAGCCCACAGGAGGTCACACTCATCGTGACCCAGCCCAAAG TTTCCTCGACACCCAACAACGTGAGATCTCCGCTATTGAAGAACTACGAGTCCCAGACCACTTTGAGGACTAACGTGCTCTCTGGGGAGGACGACCTGGATGAGATCGTGTCTGTCATGTTGACCCCAAAGACtggcagtagattgcaactccctGATGTACGCATCCTCAACGCTCAG GACTGCCGCTCCAGGTCTCCTTCCACAGACTGCTTCAGGGGTGGTGAGATCTCTGTGGAGCTGAAGAAGAAAGCTGGAGTAGGTTTAGGGATCAGTATCGCT GGTGGTGTGAACACAGGCCTGCGTCATGGAGGTATCTACATCAAAAGCCTAGTCTGTGGAGGGGCTGCTGAGCAAGATGGCCGCATTCAGTCAG GTGACAGACTGCTGAAAGTTGATGGAATCAGGTTTCAAGGGTTCACATATCAGCAGGCTGTGGAATGTCTGGCAAAAACAGGAAAG GTGGtgaccctggtcctggagagggAGAACATGAACAGCCTGCCCTGGGTGTCTCTGAGCCCAGACACAGCGTGCCACCTCTCCCCTCAGAGTTCCCACCGGGACATCACCCAGAAGAGGAACAACAGCTGCCCTGCCGTCATCACCCCCTTCTTGGTCAAGCCCAAGGACTACAGCTTCGTGTCTGACG GGAACACTTTGGAGGTGACCTTGAATAAGAGGCTGAATGGCTTGGGCTTCAGCTTCCTGGTCCCTGAGCTCGAGCCCTCGAAAGGAGACTCGGGCAGTGGTCTTGTCCGGATCAAGAAGCTTTTCCCTGGCCAGCCAGCGGAGGAGAGTGGGCAGATCCAGGAGGGAGACGTCATCCTGGCAGTCAATGGAGAACCGCTGAAGGGATTGTCCTACCAG AGGGTGGTCGCGCTGCTGAGAGGCTCTCCTCCTGAAGTCCGGTTGTCTCTGTGCCGTCCTGCTCCAG GAATTCTGCCTCCCATTGAAACGTTGTTTGGCACCTGA
- the LOC115106407 gene encoding tyrosine-protein phosphatase non-receptor type 13-like isoform X2 encodes MGKIGTTISYRALLLTSDKRTFLGVSYSYNHADMQVNSMSFVLLSGPGNMCSVLSPGSMLLSASGNLAFKSCARSGDLGSFTAPEVQDGHAASNRTASEKMVVYSLGMTLYWSVDYQLPQNQPIQLSGKLNNLLLSMCEDTVQRRADLATVLETCDQHIKTAQLPPPEKLIKQLVEDVFRDSVNHVSMAENGPQLTDRSQMVRERIHSFSGSASHHNSTWALRNRSNSTFQVELSRGIAQGLRHRESYCSYQFRNPCSPYLDGFRRGSIRPIPYVYLNESTVSLNENKAKDVGPEFFRMLDEPLVVLELPGSIVSKKGKSHSTMRELSVVMPNGQSILVKCDVKSEGGDVFDMIVAHSNLVEHFYFGLAYIDDNEFFFLDNDTKISKVAPHSWRKVPTSTFVLFFRVKFFVHDIALLLHKLTRHQYYLQLRKDILEDRLSCHEETGLYLGALALQAEYGDCMPEVYGRNYYRPDQYIAKSVMEKRALPYLKEELLRLHANNSTMSTDESELEFLKATQQLPEYGVLFYRVGREKKPVIGELILGVCARGVIVYEVKDSSRSTSQTFHWWETSSISSSCRKLVIESRGSARKHTFVTERSKMATYLCNLCSAQHKFHNEMNSRQLGDSLASEDNIAQYASVCQAQNSRMNRNSETVLTDSGLTTPQDGSMTKLCDDIAAKIEARIKQHRVLHEQGRRPLPGNLSPALSRGSGKCGSEVNPMSSAGRDVFAQMKRVIPEREVICVCLKKDPKLGVGVVIVGEDMVGKYDLGVFIASIVRGGPADKDGRIRPGGRLISLNHTSLEGMTFSEAAEVMQNSPQEVTLIVTQPKVSSTPNNVRSPLLKNYESQTTLRTNVLSGEDDLDEIVSVMLTPKTGSRLQLPDVRILNAQDCRSRSPSTDCFRGGEISVELKKKAGVGLGISIAGGVNTGLRHGGIYIKSLVCGGAAEQDGRIQSGDRLLKVDGIRFQGFTYQQAVECLAKTGKVVTLVLERENMNSLPWVSLSPDTACHLSPQSSHRDITQKRNNSCPAVITPFLVKPKDYSFVSDGNTLEVTLNKRLNGLGFSFLVPELEPSKGDSGSGLVRIKKLFPGQPAEESGQIQEGDVILAVNGEPLKGLSYQRVVALLRGSPPEVRLSLCRPAPGILPPIETLFGT; translated from the exons ATGGGAAAGATAGGCACCACCATATCATACCGTGCTCTACTTCTAACGTCTGACAAACGTACCTTTTTGGGAGTGAGTTATTCCTATAACCATGCAGACATGCAAGTTAATAGTATGTCTTTTGTCTTGTTGTCAGGTCCTGGTAACATGTGCAGTGTACTGAGCCCCGGCTCTATGTTACTGTCAGCCAGTGGGAACCTTGCTTTTAAAAGCTGTGCCCGGTCTGGGGACTTGGGCTCCTTCACTGCTCCAGAGGTACAGGATGGACACGCTGCCTCCAACAGGACAGCCTCAGAAAAG aTGGTTGTATATTCCCTAGGAATGACCCTCTACTGGTCTGTTGATTATCAACTACCTCAAAACCAGCCCATTCAGCTGAGTGGCAAACTGAACAACCTGTTGCTGAGCATGTGTGAGGACACGGTCCAGAGACGAGCGGATCTCGCGACTGTGCTGGAGACCTGTGATCAGCACATCAAGACTGCTCAACTGCCCCCACCAGAGAAGCTCATCAAACAGCTAGTAGAAGATGTGTTTAGGGACTCT GTCAATCATGTGTCTATGGCTGAGAATGGTCCTCAACTTACTGACCGGAGTCAGATGGTCAGAGAGAGGATTCACAGTTTCTCGGGAAGTGCCTCGCACCATAACTCTACCTGGGCGCTGAGAAACAGAAGCAACTCAACATTCCAAGTCGAACTCAGCAGAGG AATTGCCCAGGGGTTACGTCACAGAGAGAGTTACTGCAGCTATCAATTCCGTAACCCCTGTAGCCCTTACCTGGATGGCTTTCGCCGTGGCAGCATCAGACCTATACCATATGTGTATCTGAACGAGTCCACTGTCAGTCTTAATGAAAATAAAGCCAAG GATGTGGGTCCAGAGTTTTTTCGAATGTTAGATGAGCCACTGGTTGTCTTGGAGCTGCCCGGATCCATTGTT TCAAAGAAAGGGAAGTCTCACTCCACTATGAGGGAGCTGAGTGTGGTCATGCCAAACGGACAGAGCATCCTGGTCAAGTGTGACGTCAAGTCAGAAGGAGGGGATGTCTTTGATATGATTGTTGCCCACTCCAACCTGGTTGAACACTTCTACTTCGGCCTTGCTTACATTGATG ATAATGAGTTTTTCTTCCTGGACAATGACACAAAGATATCCAAGGTTGCCCCCCATAGTTGGAGGAAAGTGCCTACGTCCACGTTTGTCCTTTTCTTCAGGGTCAAATTCTTTGTCCACGACATCGCTCTACTTTT GCACAAGCTGACTCGTCACCAGTACTACCTACAGCTGAGGAAAGATATACTGGAGGACAGGTTGTCCTGCCATGAAGAGACAGGCCTATATCTGGGTGCCTTGGCTCTCCAAGCAGAGTATGGAGACTGCATGCCTGAG GTTTATGGGAGGAACTACTATCGACCAGACCAGTACATTGCCAAGAGCGTCATGGAGAAAAGAGCCCTGCCTTACTTAAAGGAGGAGTTGCTACGGTTACATGCCAACAACTCCACGATGAGTACCGACGAGTCCGAGCTTGAGTTCCTCAAG GCCACCCAGCAGCTTCCTGAGTACGGTGTTCTGTTCTACCGCGTGGGGCGCGAGAAGAAGCCAGTCATCGGAGAGCTGATCCTCGGAGTGTGTGCCAGAGGAGTCATAGTGTATGAGGTTAAAGATAGCTCTCGCTCCACGAGTCAGACATTCCACTGGTGGGAAACAAGCAGTATCTCCTCCTCT TGCCGGAAATTGGTCATCGAGAGCAGAGGGAGCGCGAGAAAGCACACCTTTGTCACTGAGAGATCCAAGATGGCCACGTACCTGTGCAACCTCTGCTCTGCCCAGCACAAGTTTCACAATGAGATGAACTCTCGCCAGCTCGGAGACAGTCTGGCCTCAG AGGACAACATAGCGCAATATGCGTCAGTGTGTCAGGCACAGAACAGCCGGATGAACAGGAACTCTGAGACCGTACTGACAGACAGCGGTCTGACCACACCGCAGGACGGCTCCATGACCAAACTGTGTGATGACATCGCCGCCAAGATCGAGGCGCGGATCAAACAGCACCGTGTCCTCCACGAGCAGGG AAGGAGGCCATTGCCTGGGAACCTGTCTCCAGCCCTGTCTCGTGGGTCTGGGAAGTGTGGGTCAGAGGTCAACCCCATGTCCTCAGCAGGCAGAG ATGTTTTTGCCCAAATGAAGAGAGTCATACCAGAGAGAGAAGTCATTTGTGTGTGCTTAAAGAAAGACCCGAAGCTCGGCGTCG GTGTTGTGATAGTTGGAGAAGACATGGTGGGGAAGTATGACCTGGGTGTCTTCATAGCATCCATCGTGCGGGGAGGACCAGCGGATAAAGATGGCCGCATCAGACCAG GTGGGCGTCTGATCTCTCTGAACCACACCAGTCTGGAGGGCATGACCTTCAGTGAGGCTGCAGAGGTCATGCAGAACAGCCCACAGGAGGTCACACTCATCGTGACCCAGCCCAAAG TTTCCTCGACACCCAACAACGTGAGATCTCCGCTATTGAAGAACTACGAGTCCCAGACCACTTTGAGGACTAACGTGCTCTCTGGGGAGGACGACCTGGATGAGATCGTGTCTGTCATGTTGACCCCAAAGACtggcagtagattgcaactccctGATGTACGCATCCTCAACGCTCAG GACTGCCGCTCCAGGTCTCCTTCCACAGACTGCTTCAGGGGTGGTGAGATCTCTGTGGAGCTGAAGAAGAAAGCTGGAGTAGGTTTAGGGATCAGTATCGCT GGTGGTGTGAACACAGGCCTGCGTCATGGAGGTATCTACATCAAAAGCCTAGTCTGTGGAGGGGCTGCTGAGCAAGATGGCCGCATTCAGTCAG GTGACAGACTGCTGAAAGTTGATGGAATCAGGTTTCAAGGGTTCACATATCAGCAGGCTGTGGAATGTCTGGCAAAAACAGGAAAG GTGGtgaccctggtcctggagagggAGAACATGAACAGCCTGCCCTGGGTGTCTCTGAGCCCAGACACAGCGTGCCACCTCTCCCCTCAGAGTTCCCACCGGGACATCACCCAGAAGAGGAACAACAGCTGCCCTGCCGTCATCACCCCCTTCTTGGTCAAGCCCAAGGACTACAGCTTCGTGTCTGACG GGAACACTTTGGAGGTGACCTTGAATAAGAGGCTGAATGGCTTGGGCTTCAGCTTCCTGGTCCCTGAGCTCGAGCCCTCGAAAGGAGACTCGGGCAGTGGTCTTGTCCGGATCAAGAAGCTTTTCCCTGGCCAGCCAGCGGAGGAGAGTGGGCAGATCCAGGAGGGAGACGTCATCCTGGCAGTCAATGGAGAACCGCTGAAGGGATTGTCCTACCAG AGGGTGGTCGCGCTGCTGAGAGGCTCTCCTCCTGAAGTCCGGTTGTCTCTGTGCCGTCCTGCTCCAG GAATTCTGCCTCCCATTGAAACGTTGTTTGGCACCTGA